One window of Vicia villosa cultivar HV-30 ecotype Madison, WI unplaced genomic scaffold, Vvil1.0 ctg.001839F_1_1, whole genome shotgun sequence genomic DNA carries:
- the LOC131636809 gene encoding G-type lectin S-receptor-like serine/threonine-protein kinase At1g67520 — MLDTGNFVLEQLHPNGTKSLLWQSFDYPSDILIPAMKLGVNRKTGHNWSLISWLTPSLPYLGEFSLEWEPKEEELNIKKRGKVYWKSGKLGNNGLFDNIPANVQQNYQYVIISNKDEDSFSFKIKDRNSKMLTEWALFSDGRFVSLEGELGNADICYRYSNDTCKLQLLWIISMNKVKEENHNQCIVSFQYIMI; from the coding sequence ATGCTAGACACAGGTAACTTTGTACTTGAACAACTTCACCCCAATGGAACTAAGAGTTTATTGTGGCAGAGTTTTGATTATCCATCAGATATTTTGATCCCAGCGATGAAGTTAGGTGTTAATCGAAAAACGGGACATAATTGGTCTCTAATTTCGTGGTTGACTCCTTCACTGCCATATTTGGGTGAATTTAGTCTTGAATGGGAAccaaaagaagaagaattgaacATTAAGAAACGCGGGAAAGTGTATTGGAAAAGCGGAaaacttggaaataatggatTGTTCGACAATATTCCAGCAAATGTTCAACAAAATTATCAATACGTTATTATCTCTAACAAGGATGAAGATTCTTTCAGTTTCAAAATTAAAGATCGGAACTCTAAGATGCTTACAGAATGGGCACTCTTCTCTGATGGGAGGTTTGTGAGTTTGGAAGGAGAGTTGGGTAATGCAGATATTTGTTATAGATATAGTAATGATACTTGCAAATTGCAACTACTATGGATAATAAGCATGAACAAAGTGAAAGAGGAAAATCATAATCAATGCATAGTCAGTTTCCAATATATTATGATATGA